A DNA window from Aureibaculum sp. 2308TA14-22 contains the following coding sequences:
- a CDS encoding polyribonucleotide nucleotidyltransferase: MIPKVFTEIIDLGDGRTISIETGKLAKQAHGSVVVQSGKCMLLCTVVSNYKQSDVDFLPLTVDYREKFAAAGRYPGGFFKREARPSDGEVLTMRLVDRVLRPLFPKDYHSETQVMIQLMSHDDEVMPDAMAGLAASAAIQLSDFPFECPISEARVARVDGKFVINPTRAQLAESDIDMMIGASADSVMMVEGEMDEISEEEMTEAIKFAHEAIKVQCAAQVKLAEAFGKKEVREYEGEREEEDLAKKIHDMAYDKVYAIAKAGSAKHERSAAFDEIKEEIKATFSEEEQEDYGNLISKYYYKAEKAAVRDLTLNEGLRLDGRKTDEIRPIWCEVDYLPSTHGSAIFTRGETQALATVTLGTSRDANKIDMPSFEGEENFYLHYNFPPFSTGEARPIRGTSRREVGHGNLAQRALKGMIPEDCPYTVRVVSEVLESNGSSSMATVCSGTMAMMDAGVQLKKPVSGIAMGLISDADSGNYAVLSDILGDEDHLGDMDFKVTGTADGITACQMDIKVKGLSYEILVNALKQAREGRLHILEKLTDTIATPNAEVKEHAPTMVTRRIPNEFIGGLIGPGGKVIQEMQKETETTIVINEDPVTEEGIVEILGVGSKGIEAVLAKIDSLLFKPEVGSVYEVKVIKMLDFGAVVEYTDAPGNEVLLHVSELAWERTENVSDVVNMGDVFDVKYFGMDKRTRKEKVSRKALLPKPEGFVERPPRDNNRGRDNRGRDNRRDDRRRRD; encoded by the coding sequence ATGATACCTAAGGTTTTTACCGAAATTATCGATTTAGGAGATGGAAGGACCATTTCTATAGAAACAGGAAAGTTGGCCAAACAGGCTCATGGTTCCGTTGTTGTTCAATCAGGAAAATGTATGTTATTATGTACAGTTGTTTCCAATTATAAACAAAGTGATGTTGATTTTTTACCATTAACGGTAGATTATCGCGAAAAATTTGCCGCTGCTGGACGATATCCAGGGGGCTTCTTTAAAAGGGAAGCAAGACCGAGTGATGGCGAAGTGCTTACAATGCGTCTAGTAGATCGTGTTTTACGTCCATTATTCCCGAAAGATTATCACTCTGAAACACAAGTTATGATTCAGTTAATGTCTCATGACGATGAGGTTATGCCGGATGCTATGGCAGGTTTAGCTGCTTCTGCTGCTATCCAATTATCAGATTTCCCATTTGAATGTCCTATCTCTGAAGCAAGAGTTGCTCGTGTAGATGGAAAATTTGTAATCAACCCTACAAGAGCTCAATTAGCCGAATCTGACATTGATATGATGATTGGTGCTTCTGCGGATTCGGTAATGATGGTGGAAGGAGAAATGGATGAAATTTCTGAAGAAGAAATGACAGAAGCTATCAAGTTTGCACATGAAGCCATTAAAGTACAATGTGCTGCTCAAGTAAAATTGGCTGAAGCTTTTGGAAAGAAAGAGGTACGCGAATATGAAGGTGAGCGTGAAGAAGAAGATTTAGCAAAAAAGATTCATGATATGGCATATGATAAAGTATATGCTATTGCAAAAGCAGGTTCTGCTAAACATGAAAGAAGTGCAGCATTTGATGAAATAAAAGAAGAAATTAAAGCTACTTTTTCTGAAGAAGAGCAAGAAGATTATGGTAATTTAATTTCTAAATATTATTATAAAGCTGAAAAAGCTGCTGTCCGTGACCTTACTTTAAATGAGGGTTTACGTTTGGATGGTCGTAAGACTGACGAAATTAGACCTATTTGGTGTGAAGTTGATTATTTACCATCTACACATGGTTCTGCAATTTTTACTAGAGGTGAAACTCAGGCCTTAGCAACTGTAACTCTAGGCACATCTAGAGATGCAAATAAAATAGACATGCCATCCTTTGAAGGTGAAGAAAATTTCTATTTACACTATAACTTCCCGCCTTTTTCAACAGGAGAGGCAAGACCTATCCGTGGTACATCACGTAGAGAGGTTGGTCACGGTAACTTAGCTCAACGTGCTTTAAAAGGTATGATTCCTGAAGATTGTCCTTATACAGTACGTGTTGTGTCTGAAGTATTAGAGTCTAACGGTTCGTCTTCTATGGCAACGGTTTGTTCGGGTACAATGGCTATGATGGATGCTGGTGTACAATTAAAAAAACCAGTTTCTGGTATTGCAATGGGATTAATTTCTGATGCAGATTCTGGTAACTATGCTGTATTATCTGATATTTTGGGTGATGAAGATCACTTGGGTGATATGGATTTTAAAGTTACAGGTACAGCAGACGGAATTACCGCTTGTCAAATGGATATTAAAGTAAAAGGATTGTCTTATGAGATTTTAGTGAATGCACTAAAACAGGCTCGCGAGGGTCGTTTGCATATCTTAGAGAAATTAACAGATACTATTGCTACTCCAAATGCTGAGGTGAAAGAACATGCTCCAACTATGGTAACTAGACGTATTCCTAATGAATTTATCGGTGGCTTAATCGGTCCTGGTGGAAAAGTAATTCAGGAAATGCAAAAAGAAACGGAGACTACTATCGTTATCAACGAAGATCCAGTAACTGAAGAAGGAATTGTTGAAATTTTAGGTGTTGGAAGTAAAGGTATTGAAGCAGTACTAGCTAAAATAGATTCTTTATTATTTAAGCCAGAAGTGGGTAGCGTATATGAAGTAAAAGTGATCAAAATGTTAGATTTTGGTGCTGTTGTAGAATATACGGATGCTCCTGGTAACGAAGTACTTTTACACGTATCTGAATTAGCATGGGAACGTACAGAAAATGTATCTGACGTTGTTAATATGGGTGATGTTTTTGATGTAAAATATTTTGGTATGGACAAGCGTACGCGTAAAGAAAAAGTATCGCGTAAGGCATTGTTGCCAAAACCTGAAGGTTTTGTAGAAAGACCTCCAAGAGACAATAATAGAGGTAGAGATAATCGTGGGCGTGATAACCGTCGCGATGATAGAAGAAGAAGAGATTAA
- the rpsO gene encoding 30S ribosomal protein S15: protein MYLTPEKKAKIFKKYGKSEKDTGSTEGQIALFTHRINHLSEHLKNNRKDFNTERSLVKLVGKRRNLLDYLIKTDIVKYRELIKELKIRK, encoded by the coding sequence ATGTATTTGACACCAGAAAAAAAAGCGAAGATTTTCAAAAAATACGGAAAATCTGAAAAAGACACAGGTTCAACGGAAGGACAAATAGCCTTATTTACTCACAGAATTAACCATTTGTCAGAGCATTTAAAAAATAATCGTAAAGATTTTAATACAGAACGTTCTCTAGTAAAATTAGTTGGAAAGCGTAGAAATTTATTGGATTATTTAATTAAAACGGATATTGTAAAATATCGTGAATTAATTAAAGAATTAAAGATTAGAAAATAA
- a CDS encoding MORN repeat-containing protein, with amino-acid sequence MKKIVLLIAVFLVFSSAYAQHYFTLSQLEKICFKLNNDDIYAVRDYVQNVGYTALKVDDFYTFDDKFGNYFITSRTNSGKSKYVAFILKNPSDRLVKSYMNDLKNKYTKSGKLYYKNGLYIILPNYDKEKDKFTITVAYNRRLEYPLPVVNLGNRKYQVSSFSTLTPIKLKKGEKITLKASGKISVGVFAGSSGPNGIKGYELYNAVGGFPHGSLLGRIGSKGKWFLIGTQKSIKPTKDGYLDVRVNDLDPSNNSGYYYLTYAINGAFSTSFNPTNNNKKAICLSGNCQNGFGTKSYANGDTYTGYFKNSFREGKGYYFWKNGDKYHGKWIKDKRTGTGTLTWKDGNKFTGTFKDGKRVDGKGIFKWKSGSEYEGEFINSLMHGKGQLNYATGETYKGDFVKNKRHGEGKLFDKNGILIYEGLWEQDKKVSN; translated from the coding sequence ATGAAAAAAATAGTACTTCTCATTGCTGTGTTTTTGGTGTTTTCAAGTGCTTATGCACAGCACTATTTTACATTGTCCCAATTGGAAAAAATTTGCTTTAAACTTAATAACGACGATATTTATGCGGTACGCGATTATGTACAGAATGTAGGCTATACAGCTCTAAAAGTTGATGATTTTTATACTTTTGATGATAAATTTGGTAATTATTTTATAACCTCTAGAACCAATTCGGGTAAATCGAAATATGTGGCATTTATACTCAAAAACCCTTCAGATAGATTGGTGAAATCATATATGAATGATTTAAAAAATAAGTACACCAAAAGCGGTAAACTTTATTATAAGAACGGACTTTACATAATATTGCCCAATTATGATAAAGAAAAAGATAAATTCACAATCACGGTAGCCTACAACAGAAGGTTAGAATATCCGCTTCCAGTAGTAAATTTAGGCAATAGAAAATATCAAGTTAGCTCTTTTTCAACCTTAACACCTATTAAGCTAAAAAAAGGCGAAAAAATTACCTTGAAAGCTTCTGGGAAAATTAGCGTAGGTGTTTTTGCTGGTAGTTCTGGTCCAAATGGTATTAAAGGTTATGAACTGTACAACGCGGTGGGAGGATTTCCACATGGAAGCTTGTTGGGTAGAATCGGGTCAAAAGGCAAATGGTTTCTCATCGGTACCCAAAAGAGCATTAAACCAACAAAAGATGGCTATTTAGATGTTCGTGTTAACGATTTAGACCCGAGTAACAATTCAGGATATTATTATTTAACTTATGCTATAAACGGGGCGTTTTCTACTAGTTTTAATCCCACCAATAACAATAAAAAAGCTATCTGCCTAAGTGGTAACTGTCAAAATGGTTTTGGTACAAAAAGCTACGCCAACGGTGATACTTATACTGGCTATTTTAAGAACAGTTTTAGAGAAGGAAAGGGTTATTATTTTTGGAAAAACGGAGATAAATATCATGGCAAATGGATCAAGGATAAGCGAACAGGAACGGGTACTTTAACTTGGAAAGACGGAAATAAATTTACAGGAACATTTAAAGATGGCAAAAGGGTTGATGGTAAAGGTATTTTTAAGTGGAAAAGCGGTTCTGAATATGAGGGGGAATTTATTAATTCACTAATGCACGGCAAAGGCCAATTAAACTATGCCACAGGCGAAACGTATAAAGGCGATTTTGTTAAAAACAAAAGGCACGGTGAAGGTAAATTATTTGATAAGAATGGGATATTAATTTATGAAGGTCTTTGGGAGCAAGATAAAAAAGTAAGTAATTAA
- a CDS encoding MORN repeat-containing protein, which produces MKIKLTILFLFLIFTSCDSVVFKESLPTYGGKNLTEFPKELRGVYVDSKTRLDSLYVTKDQFLYVYKKDSTNYKRTSGQLNKDTYAKNYKFNLFISIKPKGVNFYSVRNVLLRNGNLHFYRANAYKKSKMVLKDLIFDYSYNDAQMAHVLKPTNKELDQLLAKNVFVLDKIFVPLNNPYKKSITVSKKGCISGNCTNGYGYYRYDNSYYKGFFKNGNRHGYGYYSWNDGQFYFGDWKNNERSGYGEHFFSKTSFYIGKWAKNKFNGYGYKKDKNGNYSRGIWQLGVLAFKFKFDFNKTNKGCTYGDCKDGYGRIIFDNGHYYTGFFRNGKPFLGEYNFTGGQLYRGELTANYKFSGSGYFLWKNKSYYRGKFENGQKQGLGFYRNGENHSELKGVWASDKLVKSY; this is translated from the coding sequence ATGAAGATCAAACTAACAATATTATTCTTGTTTTTGATTTTTACCTCTTGCGATTCGGTAGTTTTTAAAGAATCTTTACCAACATATGGAGGTAAAAACCTTACGGAATTCCCTAAAGAGCTAAGAGGTGTTTACGTCGACAGCAAAACTCGTTTGGATTCATTGTACGTGACCAAAGATCAATTTTTGTATGTTTACAAAAAAGATAGTACAAATTACAAAAGAACTTCTGGTCAATTGAACAAAGACACCTACGCCAAAAATTATAAGTTCAATTTGTTCATAAGCATTAAACCTAAAGGTGTTAACTTTTATTCTGTCAGAAATGTTCTGTTACGCAATGGCAACCTGCATTTTTACAGAGCCAATGCCTACAAGAAGAGCAAGATGGTTCTTAAAGATTTGATATTTGACTATTCTTACAACGATGCTCAAATGGCACATGTTTTAAAACCAACAAATAAGGAACTCGACCAATTATTGGCAAAAAATGTATTTGTATTGGATAAAATATTTGTTCCTTTAAACAACCCTTATAAAAAGTCTATAACTGTATCAAAAAAAGGGTGTATAAGTGGTAATTGTACTAATGGTTATGGCTACTATAGATATGACAATAGCTACTATAAAGGCTTCTTTAAAAATGGGAATCGCCACGGTTATGGCTATTATTCTTGGAACGATGGGCAATTTTATTTTGGTGATTGGAAAAATAATGAGAGAAGTGGCTATGGCGAACATTTCTTTTCAAAGACATCGTTTTATATTGGAAAATGGGCAAAAAATAAATTCAACGGTTATGGTTATAAAAAGGATAAAAACGGCAACTATTCTAGGGGAATTTGGCAACTTGGTGTATTAGCTTTTAAATTCAAATTTGACTTTAACAAAACAAATAAAGGCTGTACTTATGGTGATTGTAAAGATGGTTATGGTCGGATTATTTTTGATAATGGTCATTATTATACGGGATTTTTCCGTAATGGCAAACCCTTTTTAGGTGAGTATAATTTTACTGGAGGTCAACTTTACAGAGGTGAACTTACTGCTAATTACAAGTTTTCAGGTAGCGGTTATTTTTTATGGAAAAATAAAAGTTATTATCGTGGTAAATTTGAAAATGGACAAAAACAGGGTCTTGGGTTTTATAGGAACGGAGAAAACCATTCAGAATTGAAAGGTGTTTGGGCATCGGACAAACTCGTTAAAAGTTATTAG
- a CDS encoding DUF6252 family protein translates to MKNTKCSVLKSGLLLFILIIVSTSCSVDDVVPDDILGGGNITATINGNKFESAVEYDKVEITTVSGVYIIALSAGDAEGISKLKGLVLVASGEDFNVMNSGKTWDEAGSDNEVNKARAAYSEDDGNSEVNDFSAELTEAIYIKITSIDKSKKTISGEFSFTVVDEDTGKKYKATNGKFKKIPYTLTEQ, encoded by the coding sequence ATGAAAAACACAAAATGTTCAGTATTAAAAAGCGGGTTATTGTTATTCATTTTAATAATTGTAAGTACTTCCTGCTCCGTAGATGATGTTGTCCCAGATGATATTTTAGGTGGTGGTAATATTACCGCGACAATAAATGGCAACAAGTTTGAAAGTGCTGTTGAATACGATAAAGTAGAAATTACCACCGTTTCAGGTGTTTATATTATTGCCTTAAGTGCAGGTGATGCCGAAGGAATTAGTAAATTAAAAGGATTGGTGCTGGTTGCTTCAGGCGAAGATTTTAACGTGATGAATTCAGGCAAAACATGGGATGAGGCTGGTAGCGACAATGAAGTAAATAAAGCAAGAGCAGCATATTCAGAAGATGATGGAAACAGCGAAGTAAACGATTTTAGTGCTGAACTCACCGAAGCCATTTACATAAAAATCACATCAATTGACAAGAGTAAAAAAACAATTTCAGGAGAGTTTAGTTTTACTGTTGTAGATGAAGATACGGGTAAAAAATACAAAGCCACAAACGGAAAATTTAAGAAAATTCCTTACACATTGACCGAACAATAA
- a CDS encoding tetratricopeptide repeat-containing sensor histidine kinase — protein MLQKLSFFFLLFVFTNTAFSQNKVLDSLENQLKLHQKKDTLRVKLLINAANNCQHESPEKALKYIDEARQIAEHIDWLKGKAAALRQKGIAYYYQADTERAMDIWQEALKVAEPLNDKIFNASIYNNLASIFADMKQNDRALEEYNKLLIAAKEANHKPYLINALSNIGVVYNDINESEKALPYLKEALEIAESEQSNYFAAVIKNNLGLVFLKQKKYLEAKKQFENAASMAISLKNKYIEASARNSIGKIDLQLNNFKEAEIESKKALLLAKEIDAVEWQAESWQVLSKVYTQKEDYKEAFTAYQNYIQFRDSVFSEDKKAEITRKDMQFQLEKKEALADAEIKRQKIIRNSAMAGGGILLLTAILSGVFYKKRRDDAEKIKLSKFEAKVADTELKALRAQMNPHFIFNSLNSINDFIAKNNTKQANDYLIKFSKLTRAILENSDKKWISLEEEIELSELYMQLESYRLKDKFSYRFNIDDKIDKENTLIPPLILQPFIENSIWHGIAPLNGDGNIEIGIKEKNNMLICMVDDNGVGRKASNNRVLPKESKGISITKSRLDILGKGSVDFIDKTKGLTVTLTLPLKHQF, from the coding sequence ATGCTTCAAAAGTTATCTTTTTTCTTTTTGCTTTTCGTTTTTACTAATACGGCTTTTTCACAAAACAAAGTGTTAGATTCATTAGAAAATCAACTCAAACTACATCAAAAAAAAGATACTTTACGGGTAAAATTGTTAATCAATGCGGCCAATAATTGTCAACATGAATCGCCTGAAAAGGCATTAAAATATATAGACGAAGCTAGGCAAATAGCCGAACATATAGATTGGCTAAAAGGAAAAGCAGCAGCACTAAGACAAAAAGGTATTGCTTATTATTATCAGGCAGATACAGAAAGGGCTATGGATATTTGGCAAGAAGCCCTAAAGGTTGCCGAACCTTTAAATGACAAAATTTTTAATGCTAGTATTTATAATAACCTAGCGAGCATTTTTGCAGATATGAAACAAAATGATCGTGCTTTAGAAGAATACAATAAATTATTAATTGCAGCAAAAGAAGCAAATCACAAACCCTATTTAATAAATGCGTTATCAAATATTGGTGTTGTATACAATGATATAAACGAATCGGAAAAAGCATTACCTTATCTAAAAGAAGCTCTTGAAATTGCAGAATCAGAACAGAGCAATTATTTTGCAGCGGTCATTAAAAATAATCTAGGGTTGGTTTTTTTAAAACAGAAAAAATATTTAGAAGCGAAAAAACAATTTGAAAATGCAGCCTCAATGGCAATTTCACTTAAAAATAAATATATTGAAGCATCTGCGAGAAATAGTATAGGTAAGATTGATTTACAATTAAATAATTTTAAAGAAGCAGAAATTGAGAGCAAAAAGGCTCTGCTTTTGGCCAAAGAAATTGATGCAGTAGAATGGCAGGCAGAGTCTTGGCAAGTATTGAGCAAAGTTTATACCCAAAAAGAAGATTATAAAGAGGCATTTACTGCCTATCAAAACTATATTCAATTCAGAGACAGTGTTTTTAGTGAAGATAAGAAAGCTGAAATCACTAGAAAAGATATGCAGTTTCAGTTGGAAAAGAAAGAGGCCTTGGCAGATGCTGAAATTAAACGTCAAAAAATTATAAGAAACTCGGCAATGGCTGGTGGTGGTATATTATTATTAACCGCAATTTTAAGTGGTGTTTTTTATAAAAAAAGAAGGGATGACGCAGAAAAAATAAAGCTATCTAAGTTTGAGGCCAAAGTTGCCGACACCGAACTTAAGGCATTGCGAGCACAAATGAATCCACATTTTATATTTAATTCTTTAAATTCCATAAACGATTTTATCGCAAAAAACAACACAAAACAAGCCAATGATTATTTAATAAAATTCTCAAAACTAACGAGAGCTATTCTTGAAAATTCCGATAAAAAATGGATTTCACTAGAAGAAGAAATTGAATTGAGCGAACTTTACATGCAATTAGAATCGTATCGATTGAAAGACAAATTCAGCTATCGTTTTAATATTGATGATAAAATCGATAAAGAAAACACATTAATTCCGCCTCTGATTTTACAACCATTTATTGAAAATAGCATTTGGCACGGTATTGCCCCACTTAATGGTGATGGAAACATTGAGATTGGCATCAAAGAAAAGAACAATATGCTAATTTGTATGGTTGATGATAATGGTGTCGGTAGAAAAGCAAGTAATAATAGAGTACTGCCGAAAGAATCGAAAGGAATTTCTATTACTAAAAGTAGGTTGGATATTTTAGGAAAAGGAAGCGTTGACTTTATTGATAAAACAAAAGGGTTAACAGTAACACTCACATTACCATTAAAACATCAATTTTAA
- a CDS encoding LytR/AlgR family response regulator transcription factor: MFKALLIDDEQHCIDRLSELLDNLNGIVASYFSCYTVLEAEKILANKKIDVIFLDVQLQNETGFDLLKKLASKITFEIIFTTAHDKYAVKAFKYAALDYLLKPIDEIDLKRALIKLKTKQTLLNTNKKIEALLYNLNEENTDKIINLTNAEGVHLIKVNDILRCNADDNYTHVYFNPGKKITIAKTLKYFENLLQPYSFFRTHQSHLINLNYIKKFIPKKRVVILSDTTEIEVSVRKKEALIKVLRNR; the protein is encoded by the coding sequence ATGTTTAAAGCGTTGCTAATTGATGATGAACAACATTGTATTGACAGATTGTCGGAGCTATTAGATAATCTAAACGGAATAGTGGCCAGCTATTTTTCCTGTTATACTGTTTTGGAAGCTGAAAAAATACTAGCGAACAAAAAAATTGATGTTATTTTTTTAGATGTACAATTACAAAATGAAACAGGTTTTGATTTACTTAAAAAGTTAGCTTCTAAAATTACATTTGAAATTATTTTTACCACCGCTCATGATAAATATGCAGTTAAAGCTTTTAAATATGCCGCTTTAGATTATTTATTAAAGCCAATTGATGAAATAGATTTAAAACGAGCTCTTATCAAATTAAAAACCAAACAAACTTTATTGAACACTAACAAAAAAATAGAGGCACTTCTCTATAACCTTAATGAGGAAAATACTGATAAAATAATAAATCTGACCAATGCCGAAGGCGTACATCTAATAAAAGTAAATGATATTTTAAGGTGCAATGCCGATGATAACTATACCCATGTTTACTTTAATCCCGGCAAGAAAATTACTATAGCCAAAACTTTAAAATATTTTGAAAACTTACTACAACCGTATTCTTTTTTTAGAACGCATCAATCACATCTTATAAATCTAAATTATATAAAAAAATTTATCCCTAAAAAAAGGGTAGTTATTTTATCCGATACCACTGAAATAGAGGTTTCCGTCAGAAAAAAAGAGGCATTAATTAAAGTATTAAGAAACAGATAA